The genomic interval CGCATTTCGTGCAATAGAAGGTCCAGTCAATCTTGAGCGGCTGGGTTTCAAGGGCGTCTGCGGGGATCTCATCGAATATCTTCTGTGCATCGAACGGACCGTAATACTCGCCGACGCCGGCATGGTCGCGGCCGATGATCATGTGGCTGCAGCCGTAATTCTGTCTGAAGAGCGCATGGAGAAGGGCTTCGCGCGGACCGGCATATCGCATATCGAGCGGGTATCCTGCCTGTATACAGGTATTCTTCACAAAATAGTGCTCGACCAGCTTATCGATCGCCTGCACCCTCACTTCTGCCGGGATATCGCCGGCTTTCAGCTTTCCGAGGAGCTGATGGATGAGCACGCCATCACAGGTCTCAATAGCGATCTTTGCGAGGTACTCATGAGAACGGTGCATGGGGTTCCTGAGCTGAAGGGCCGCAACCTTTTTCCATCCGTTCTGAAGGAAAAGGTGCCGGGTCTGGGCAGGGGTCATATAGGTATTCGGGTATTCCGCTGGGAACGTTCCCTGGCTCATCACCTTAACCGGTCCAGCAAGGTTGGTGCCCGGCTGGTCCATGACCATTTTCACCCCCGGATGATCCTTCATATCGGTCGTCCGGTAAACGTTCTTGCACTCGAACTCCTTGTCAATCTTGTAGGACTCGGTGACCTTCATTGTCGCCAGGACCTCGCCGTACTCGTCGGAATAGAGGGCAACTTCTGTCCCTGCCTTGATGCTCTCATCCGTAGAAACGGTAACCGGTATCGGCCAGAACGTGCCGTCAGCCATCTTGTAGTCGGAACAGACATCCTTCCAGTCTTCGTAAGTCATGAACCCCTCAAGGGGCGTAAACCCGCCGATACCCATCATGATAAGGTCGCCTGATTCGCGCGACGATATCTTGATCTGTTTCAATGTCTTCGCTTTTTTCTTTTCTTCCTCCAACTCCTTGCCTGCCAGTAAGAGCGGTTTTAATTTCTTCTCTTTTCCATGCGGATTCACTAATGACATGTCTGACCTCCTTTTTTTGCGTTTTTATTTAAGAATGAAGCTCAACCCTGCCCGTTCAGCCGACTCTCGCCTCTTCGCTCTTTCTTGCCATAGGTGCACGATAAAGAATATATGACCGCGTGAGACCAACAACAGGAGATTTTCAAGAAAGCACTCTAAATTACTCGATGTCCGAGCTTAATTCAATTTTAAAATTATAATTGACAGATTAGTTTTCCTTATAAATTCCGATCCGCGCTATTGAGCAAGCAGGCGACAATGAATACCGGCCTCACTCAGAAGAAATGATCTCACGTAGTTCCTTCCAATCCTTACCGGAGACCGAGGGCGCTGCACACCTTCCCGAAGATTTCATCGATGCTGCCCGTGCCTTTGACGGCGCTCAAAATCCCTTTCTTACCGTAGTAGTCGATGAGGGGAGCGGTCTGGGCGTTGTATACCTCGAGCCTTTTCTTGATCGTCTCTTCCTTGTCGTCGTCCCTCTGGAACAGCGCACCACCGCACTTGTCGCAGACACCTTCCTTCTTGGGAGCGTTGGAATAGACGTTGAACATCTGGCCGCAGGCCTTACAGGTCCTCCTGCCGGTGAGTCTCTTCATGAGGTCATCGAAGGGGACATCCACACTCAGGGCGGCGGCGAGGGACATCCCCAGACCACCGAGCATCTTGTCAAGGGCCTCTGCCTGCGCCGTATTCCGGGGAAAGCCGTCGAGGATATATCCCTTCTTGCAGTCATCCTGTTTCAGCCTCTCCTCAACCATCCCGAGCACAACCCTATCCGGAACAAGTTCACCTTTGTCCATGAAGGATTTCGCCTCCTTCCCGAGCTGCGAACCTGCGGCAACAGCCGCACGGAGGAGGTCTCCCGTCGAGATCTGCGGGATACCGTATTTTTCGATCAGCTTTTTTGCCTGGGTCCCTTTTCCGGCCCCCGGCGCGCCAAGAAGTACGAGTCTCATGCATGCCTCCTATAACGTGTGGTGTGCGGGTCTCAAGGTCTGTACCGAGAAGTCGAAACCCTTCGGTCGACCTCTCTTCCGTCTTGACAGAGGCAGGACCATTCGATGAAAACAGTCCCCCAAAGCGTAGTTACTCTATGACAACCATCTTTTTTTTGCAAGAAAGAAATTAAAATTAAAGCATTAATTTTTCTTATAATTGGAACGGCATAACGGCTGGCGGAAATACACGCCTATTCGAGCAGATGGGCGGCAACATACTCCCTGAATTTTCTCAGCGCCTTCCCCCTGTGGCTCAACGCATCCTTCTCATCGGCGGCCATCTCTGCAAAGGTCCTCTCATGCCCTTCGGGATAGAATACCGGGTCATAGCCGAATCCGTTCGAACCAAGGGCCACTCTTCCTATCCTGCCTTCCACTGAACCCTCAAACGCCTCTGCACTGCCATCGGGAAAGGCCAGCGCGATGCAGCAGACAAAGCGCGCTCCTCTCCTGCCGTCATCGACATCGTGTAATTCCGAGAGCAATTTCTCGAGGTTTTTCTTATCATCGGCGGCTTCACCCGCATACCGTGCGGAGAAGACTCCCGGCGCCCCATTCAGGGCGAATACCTCAAGGCCGGAATCATCAGAGATTGCCGGTCTTTTGGCATAATTCGCCACAGCTGAGGCCTTCTTGACCGCGTTCCCCCTGAATGAATCGGCGTCCTCGGAAACCTCGGGACACCCGGGGAAGTCATCGAGGGTATAGAGCAGAACCGCCATATCCTCCAGCAGCCTCTTCATCTCCTCGATCTTCTTTCTGTTGCGTGTGGCAATTACGAGTTCTTTCATCCCCTATCCGCTCATGCGCCCGTGATACCTTATGGCCGTCATTCCCACTTGTGGGGAATTCTTTTCAACGAAAATTAGTGATGAGCCGGAATGCCGAAACATCATCTCCTTCATGCCGTTATTCAGGGCCGCGTGAAGCATATGCGATCCTTTCACGGGTACCGCCTAACTTCTCCGGCGTTTACTCCTCAAAGCATTAAGATACAAGAGCCCCCTGATAAAGTAAACCGCATTGCGGTCCGGCCAGCCGGAAATGGCCTTTCCCTGTTGAAAAAACCGCCCTCCATCTGTTACTATTTCGGGATGTCTGATGGGGTAAAGAAGGCCAGTGTTCTCCTAAGGGTATTTGCGAAGGCTCTTGACTTTATCATCATCGCAGCGGCGACTGAAATGGTGCCGAAGGCCGGTTTCTATGCCGGACTTTCCTATCTCCTCATCAGCGACGGCCTCTTTGAGGGGAGGAGCATCGGTAAGAGACTCATGGGGCTGAGGGTCGTATCTAGCGCGACCGGCGCCCCCTGCACGATGAAGGAATCGATACTGCGCAACGCCCCCCTCGGAGCGGGGGTCCTGCTCTATAAGTTGCCGCTGATCGGCTGGATTTTCATCGTGGCCGTTTCCGCACTGGAATTTTTGATACTTCTCGGCAGCAGTGAGGGCCTGAGGCTCGGAGATGAACTCGCAAAGACTGTGGTAATCGAAGGACAGCAGCCCAAGGGTGAACAGGTCTCAGAGTAAATAACATGTTTCTGCTGATTGTTCAGGAGGTGTAATGCTTTTCCATAACATACTCGGGATGTTTTCGACTGATCTCGCGATAGATCTCGGCACGGCGAATACCCTCGTCTTCATCAAGGGCAAAGGGATAGTCTGTAACGAGCCTTCCGTCGTTGTCGTGAGGAAAGATAATAAGAGAACGGTGGCCGTAGGAACAGACGCCAAGAAGATGCTCGGCAAGACTCCGGCGAATATCATGGCGATACGACCGATGAAGGACGGCGTCATTGCGGATTTTGACGCGACCGGGGAGATGCTGAAATACTTTATCAAGAAAGTCCATAACAGGAAAAGCTTCCTCTCGCCGAGGGTCATCATCGGCGTGCCTTCCGGCATTACCCAGGTCGAACAGAGGGCGGTGAAGGATGCTGCTCAGGCCTCAGGAGCACGGGAGGTCTATCTCATTGAAGAGCCGATGGCGGCAGCGGTCGGCGTCGGCCTCCCCATAGGCGAGCCTTCGGGCAATATGATAGTCGATATCGGCGGAGGGACCACCGATATCGCGGTCATCTCTATCGACGGCATCGTATACAGCAAGGCGGTCAGAGTCGGCGGCGATAAGATGGACGAGTCGATCATCGCCTATATTAAGCGAAAATACAACTTGATGATAGGCGACAGAACCGCCGAGCTGATCAAGATTGAGATCGGATCGGCCTGTGTTGTCGAACTTCCGGAAAACAAGACCATGGAGATAAAAGGGAGAGACCTCATATCGGGCATCCCGAAGACGATTGTCGTCAGTGAGACCGAGGTTCGCGAGGCCCTCAGCGAAACCGTCAGCGTCATCCTCGACACCATCAGGGTGACTCTCGAGAATACCCCTCCCGAACTCGCCTCGGATATCGTGGACAAAGGCATAGTCCTTGCCGGAGGCGGCGCACTCCTGAGAGGACTGGACAAACTCATCCGTGAAGAGACCGGCCTCCCCGTCATCGTCGCTGAGGACCCTCTGTCCGCTGTCGTGAGGGGGGTGGGCAAAATGCTTGATGAGTTGGAACTTCTGAAGAAAATAGCCATAACCTGATGCCCTTCAGACGGATGCTTCCCCTCTTCCTGCTCGTAATCCTGTCATTCACCCTCATGACATACCAGAGCAACAGGGGCATTATCGTCCCATTCCATATTCTCAGCGGCCCTCTGAACTGGGTGAACTGGGCATTTCATTCCCTGTCCGCCTCCTTCAGAGAGCCCTTCAGGATGATACATCTGAGGGATGAAGAAAACAGAAGGCTCAGGCAGGATATGGGGAGACTCCTCCTGGAGCAGCAGAGATACCGGGACCTATTCTTCGAAAACCAGCGGCTGAGGGAAGTCCTCTCTCTCAAGGAAAAAGAGGGCCGATACATCACGGCGGCGAGGGTCGTTTCGAAGGGTTGGGACCGGTGGGTTAGCACCCTCGTCATCGACAAGGGCAGGAATAGCGGAGTTACAAAGGACATGGCGGTCATGACCCCCCTGGGACTCATCGGCAAGGTCTCCCTCGCGGACGATAATTACGCCTATGTGCTGCTCCTGACGGATATCAATTTCTCCGCGTCCGTGAGGATCCAGGAGACGAGGAAAGAGGCGATACTCTCGGGGACCGGTTCGATGTCCTGCATCCTCAAATACATCACGAGAGAGGAGGAGGTGAAGGAGAACGAGGTAGTTGTTACATCGGGCTTTGACGATCTCTTCCCCGCCGAACT from Thermodesulfovibrionales bacterium carries:
- a CDS encoding XTP/dITP diphosphatase translates to MKELVIATRNRKKIEEMKRLLEDMAVLLYTLDDFPGCPEVSEDADSFRGNAVKKASAVANYAKRPAISDDSGLEVFALNGAPGVFSARYAGEAADDKKNLEKLLSELHDVDDGRRGARFVCCIALAFPDGSAEAFEGSVEGRIGRVALGSNGFGYDPVFYPEGHERTFAEMAADEKDALSHRGKALRKFREYVAAHLLE
- the mreC gene encoding rod shape-determining protein MreC, coding for MLPLFLLVILSFTLMTYQSNRGIIVPFHILSGPLNWVNWAFHSLSASFREPFRMIHLRDEENRRLRQDMGRLLLEQQRYRDLFFENQRLREVLSLKEKEGRYITAARVVSKGWDRWVSTLVIDKGRNSGVTKDMAVMTPLGLIGKVSLADDNYAYVLLLTDINFSASVRIQETRKEAILSGTGSMSCILKYITREEEVKENEVVVTSGFDDLFPAELPVGYISRVSKKGPGIFQQVEVRPFQDMTKLDEVIIVRR
- a CDS encoding rod shape-determining protein — encoded protein: MLFHNILGMFSTDLAIDLGTANTLVFIKGKGIVCNEPSVVVVRKDNKRTVAVGTDAKKMLGKTPANIMAIRPMKDGVIADFDATGEMLKYFIKKVHNRKSFLSPRVIIGVPSGITQVEQRAVKDAAQASGAREVYLIEEPMAAAVGVGLPIGEPSGNMIVDIGGGTTDIAVISIDGIVYSKAVRVGGDKMDESIIAYIKRKYNLMIGDRTAELIKIEIGSACVVELPENKTMEIKGRDLISGIPKTIVVSETEVREALSETVSVILDTIRVTLENTPPELASDIVDKGIVLAGGGALLRGLDKLIREETGLPVIVAEDPLSAVVRGVGKMLDELELLKKIAIT
- a CDS encoding RDD family protein, whose product is MKKPPSICYYFGMSDGVKKASVLLRVFAKALDFIIIAAATEMVPKAGFYAGLSYLLISDGLFEGRSIGKRLMGLRVVSSATGAPCTMKESILRNAPLGAGVLLYKLPLIGWIFIVAVSALEFLILLGSSEGLRLGDELAKTVVIEGQQPKGEQVSE
- a CDS encoding adenylate kinase, producing the protein MRLVLLGAPGAGKGTQAKKLIEKYGIPQISTGDLLRAAVAAGSQLGKEAKSFMDKGELVPDRVVLGMVEERLKQDDCKKGYILDGFPRNTAQAEALDKMLGGLGMSLAAALSVDVPFDDLMKRLTGRRTCKACGQMFNVYSNAPKKEGVCDKCGGALFQRDDDKEETIKKRLEVYNAQTAPLIDYYGKKGILSAVKGTGSIDEIFGKVCSALGLR
- the sat gene encoding sulfate adenylyltransferase, with protein sequence MSLVNPHGKEKKLKPLLLAGKELEEEKKKAKTLKQIKISSRESGDLIMMGIGGFTPLEGFMTYEDWKDVCSDYKMADGTFWPIPVTVSTDESIKAGTEVALYSDEYGEVLATMKVTESYKIDKEFECKNVYRTTDMKDHPGVKMVMDQPGTNLAGPVKVMSQGTFPAEYPNTYMTPAQTRHLFLQNGWKKVAALQLRNPMHRSHEYLAKIAIETCDGVLIHQLLGKLKAGDIPAEVRVQAIDKLVEHYFVKNTCIQAGYPLDMRYAGPREALLHALFRQNYGCSHMIIGRDHAGVGEYYGPFDAQKIFDEIPADALETQPLKIDWTFYCTKCDGMASMRTCCHGKEDRMLLSGTKLRKMLSENEEVPDHFSRPEVLAILRKYYEGLTEKVEIKTHKYSEGIK